A section of the Sporomusaceae bacterium FL31 genome encodes:
- a CDS encoding chemotaxis protein CheV encodes MNENTLDKKGILLETGTNEFEIVEFNVGLVNYGINVAKVREVINVVEVTKMPQSHPYVDGMFTLRGRVMPLVNLARCLGEKEETTSKNIIVSELNNYHVGFLVDGVSRIHRVSWTEMEPPPIIGNSSMVVGIIKMVNKMVLLLDFEKIIADINPDMNMKLTTVPEKSQDIKEKRSKKSILLAEDSPMLRELLVDTLHEAGYKNITAHHNGKEAWEALSAMAQSDTPVEEKIQIIITDIEMPQMDGHHLLKKIREDQKLTKMPVVIFSSLINEEMRRKGDAIGANGQISKPEIGQLIELIDRLVLA; translated from the coding sequence ATGAACGAAAACACTCTAGACAAAAAAGGCATTCTCCTAGAGACTGGTACAAACGAATTTGAGATTGTTGAATTCAATGTTGGCTTGGTGAACTATGGTATAAATGTGGCTAAAGTTAGAGAAGTAATCAATGTTGTTGAAGTAACTAAAATGCCACAATCACATCCTTATGTTGACGGAATGTTTACACTCCGGGGGCGAGTCATGCCGCTTGTTAACCTAGCTCGTTGCTTAGGTGAAAAAGAAGAAACAACTTCTAAGAATATTATTGTTAGTGAGTTGAATAACTACCATGTTGGGTTCTTGGTGGATGGTGTTTCACGTATTCATCGTGTTTCCTGGACAGAGATGGAGCCACCACCGATTATTGGCAATTCTTCTATGGTTGTCGGAATCATTAAAATGGTGAATAAAATGGTTTTACTACTTGATTTTGAAAAGATTATTGCTGACATCAATCCTGATATGAATATGAAATTGACCACTGTTCCAGAAAAATCACAGGATATTAAAGAGAAACGCAGTAAGAAATCCATTCTTTTAGCTGAAGATTCTCCAATGCTGCGTGAATTGCTTGTAGATACACTGCATGAAGCTGGCTATAAAAATATTACTGCCCATCATAATGGCAAAGAAGCCTGGGAAGCATTATCGGCTATGGCCCAGAGTGATACCCCGGTTGAAGAGAAGATTCAAATCATCATCACCGATATCGAGATGCCGCAAATGGATGGACATCATTTGCTTAAGAAAATTCGTGAAGATCAAAAACTGACAAAAATGCCTGTAGTGATTTTCTCATCACTTATCAATGAAGAAATGCGTCGCAAAGGTGATGCGATTGGCGCCAATGGCCAAATTTCAAAACCTGAAATTGGTCAACTCATCGAACTCATTGATCGATTAGTTCTTGCATAA
- the yitL gene encoding hypothetical protein, translating to MSNHDKLKPNNVATLKVVRISELGAFLDAGTGNTSDDILLHKVQQAHDVAVGDEVKVFLYLDPKGRLTASMRVPQMREGQIARVKIINTSKDGAFVDVGAERGIFMPFAGMRGAVKTGEKVWAKLYTDKSGRLAVTMEVEDEMRRASKPATDVKVGDLVTGAIYNFTDQGAFLFTNERYIAFLHHQEMKERPKVGEEITARVTFIREDGRINVSMRPLKEEAMDVDADKIMELLKARGGKMPYSDETSPEVIKEKFNISKAAFKRALGRLIKADAVEQKEGWTYLKEKLTEL from the coding sequence ATGAGCAATCATGATAAACTAAAGCCTAATAATGTGGCAACCTTAAAGGTAGTACGGATTAGCGAACTGGGAGCATTTCTAGATGCTGGTACTGGTAACACTTCTGACGATATTCTGCTTCACAAAGTCCAGCAAGCTCATGATGTCGCAGTGGGTGATGAGGTTAAAGTATTTCTTTATCTCGATCCTAAGGGCCGCTTGACGGCCAGCATGCGTGTTCCTCAAATGCGTGAGGGCCAAATTGCAAGGGTAAAAATTATTAATACCTCCAAAGACGGTGCCTTTGTTGATGTCGGCGCTGAACGGGGGATTTTTATGCCTTTTGCCGGTATGCGAGGTGCGGTTAAAACAGGTGAAAAGGTTTGGGCAAAGCTTTATACCGATAAATCGGGACGCTTGGCGGTAACCATGGAAGTTGAGGATGAAATGCGGCGAGCATCAAAACCTGCAACTGATGTGAAAGTTGGTGACCTGGTAACTGGGGCAATTTATAATTTTACTGATCAAGGTGCTTTCTTATTTACGAATGAGCGCTATATTGCCTTCCTGCACCACCAGGAAATGAAGGAACGTCCCAAAGTCGGTGAAGAGATTACTGCACGGGTCACGTTTATCCGTGAGGATGGCCGGATTAATGTCTCGATGCGTCCATTAAAAGAAGAGGCTATGGATGTAGATGCCGATAAAATCATGGAGCTGCTGAAAGCGCGGGGCGGTAAAATGCCCTATAGTGATGAGACTTCTCCTGAAGTCATTAAAGAAAAATTCAATATCAGCAAGGCTGCGTTTAAACGGGCGCTGGGAAGATTGATTAAAGCAGATGCCGTTGAACAAAAGGAAGGCTGGACATATCTTAAGGAAAAACTCACTGAATTATAA
- the rsfS gene encoding ribosomal silencing factor RsfS produces MTQLNQLADMVAAAASDKKAQDIVILDMDTVSLVTDYFIICSANSTTQVKAIADNIEEKLLEQGIKMLHKEGYREGRWILLDYGSCIAHVFVEEDRHFYNLERLWGDAQSYTYDK; encoded by the coding sequence ATGACTCAACTTAATCAACTAGCCGATATGGTGGCTGCGGCTGCCAGTGATAAAAAAGCCCAGGATATCGTAATCCTTGATATGGATACTGTATCATTAGTGACAGACTACTTTATTATTTGTAGTGCAAACTCCACTACTCAGGTAAAAGCGATTGCTGATAATATAGAGGAAAAGCTGCTGGAACAAGGAATCAAGATGCTGCATAAAGAAGGATACCGTGAAGGCCGTTGGATTCTTCTTGATTATGGCAGTTGTATTGCCCACGTTTTTGTTGAAGAAGATCGGCATTTTTATAATCTTGAACGGTTGTGGGGAGACGCACAGTCTTATACATACGATAAATAG
- the ddeI gene encoding cytosine-specific methyltransferase produces the protein MEKNILITNTTDCVSSPTAIDIFAGCGGLSQGLTEWGFKVLAAVEIDQLAAETYAENHKGVNVLNQDIRGVTADRLLVECGLNRGELDLLAGCPPCQGFSRMRNKNKSCRLDDPRNRLIDEFARLVEGLLPKVIMLENVPGLARYSRFIHFKRLLKSLGYNICENIADISNYGVPQRRKRLVVLASRIGKIHYLTKTDVKKTVRDAIGSLTPIGRTNDPLHKDTERRSERVMRLIKAIPKDGGSRSALSPDMVLKCHTELRGFYDVYGRMKWDDVAPTITGGCINPSKGRFIHPTEDRAITLREAALLQTFPGDYTFSLKRGRYAVAMMIGNALPPAFSRVQAEIIKHHLEMYHYRGGDAVRERI, from the coding sequence TTGGAAAAGAATATCCTTATTACTAATACTACGGATTGCGTTTCTAGCCCAACCGCAATTGATATTTTTGCTGGTTGTGGCGGCTTATCTCAAGGCCTAACGGAATGGGGCTTTAAAGTTTTAGCCGCAGTGGAAATTGACCAATTAGCCGCTGAAACTTATGCCGAAAATCATAAAGGCGTAAATGTTCTAAATCAGGATATACGTGGAGTTACAGCCGATAGATTGTTAGTAGAGTGTGGCCTAAATCGCGGTGAACTTGACTTGTTAGCAGGATGCCCACCTTGTCAAGGTTTTTCCCGTATGCGTAATAAAAATAAAAGCTGTAGGCTGGATGATCCGAGGAATCGACTAATTGATGAATTTGCACGATTAGTGGAAGGATTACTACCTAAAGTAATAATGCTCGAAAATGTACCTGGACTCGCCAGATACTCGCGGTTTATTCATTTTAAACGCTTATTGAAGAGTTTGGGATATAATATATGCGAAAATATCGCTGATATATCAAATTACGGGGTTCCGCAGCGTCGTAAAAGGTTAGTAGTATTAGCCTCTAGAATAGGAAAGATTCATTACTTAACTAAAACAGATGTAAAAAAAACTGTTAGGGATGCTATTGGATCCCTAACACCGATTGGCAGAACAAATGATCCTTTACATAAGGATACTGAACGCCGGTCAGAACGTGTTATGCGGCTCATAAAAGCGATTCCTAAAGACGGAGGGAGTCGCTCAGCACTTAGTCCTGATATGGTATTAAAATGTCATACAGAGTTAAGAGGCTTTTATGATGTTTACGGTCGAATGAAATGGGATGATGTCGCTCCAACAATAACGGGCGGATGTATAAACCCCTCAAAAGGACGTTTTATTCATCCAACAGAGGATAGAGCCATAACATTGCGGGAAGCGGCACTATTACAGACATTCCCTGGAGATTATACGTTTTCCTTGAAAAGGGGAAGGTATGCGGTCGCGATGATGATTGGAAATGCATTACCACCAGCTTTCTCACGTGTGCAGGCAGAGATAATAAAACACCATCTTGAAATGTATCATTATCGGGGGGGGGATGCGGTACGGGAAAGAATATAA